TGTGATCTCGCCGCCGGAGCCGATGTTGGCGCCGCTACCTTCGTTGAACAGCTCGAAGATGCTGGGTTCAGTGCCTTCGCCGATCAAGCAGTTGCAGCTGATGGCTGCCGTCTGCGCGCCGGGCAGGACGCCGAAGGTGGTCTCGGCGGCACGCGCGGCCTCCGAGAGGTTGGTTTCGCACAGCCCCGGCGGGTTGAGCGGGTTGAGGCCGCCGACCGAGTAACCGGCGATCACCGGCTGATCAGGCGTGCCGAGCAGATCCATACGGCAATATTCAAAGATGAAGTTGCCGCTGCCTTCGCGACGCGGCGGACAGCCGACGAGGACGCCGGTGTTCGGCTCGCGGGTGAAGCGCAGATCGGTCGGGCCTTCTTGCAGGTCGAAGGCGCCAGCCGTGCTCGGCGCACAGGGGCCGTTAAAGCCTCTGGGGTTGGCGGGATCCAAAGCCTGACAAGCGTTCTCGTCAGGGCCGGTGCCGTCGTCATAGAGGGTCACCGAGAAGGTGTTGCTGGCATTGCCCGGTGAAACGGTCGTGCCCGTGCAATCTTCAGAGCCAAACTGCGGCACGTTGATCCAGCGGACGCGGAAGGCGTTGACGTTAGCAAAGCCAAGCGCCTGCACCGGGAATGATGTCAGGTGCGTGTTCCTTACCGTTGAGGGACACGGAACCTGGCCACTACAGTAGTTCGCGCCCGGATTGAGATCGGTCCACGCCGGAGCGATTCTCGGCAATCCAGCACGGAAAGCCGGAACGTTCGGGTCATTACTGGCATCGCCATGGCCGAAGGTGATGTTGCCGTTCGAGTTCAGGAAGAACCCGTTCCACACGCAATTCGCCGTGCCCACAGGGCCGCCGAACAGGAACTCGAAGCCGCCGGCATTCGCGCCGGTCAGCGTCGGACTCCCGGCTCCATCATCATCATCACCGCGGTTCGGCACGTTTTGATCGTCGCCGCCCGCCACCTGATGTCCAGGATCAAGGGCCTCGAAGATGATCGCGGCCTGCGTCGAGTTGTCATCTCCCAACACCGGCTGCGTCACGCCCAGCGAGATGCCCGCGCCAAGCGGAAGCGGCGCCAGGCGGTTGGTGTAGCGCAGGAAGCCGCGCGCCAACCCGGCCAGGCCTGCCGGAGTGAGGGTGACTTGATCAAGCGGCGCTTGATAGAAAATGTGATCGAAGCGATCACTGTCCCCGTCGCCGACATTGCCGCCTGAGGCCGGCGGGTTCGGCAGCGTGTCGCCGCGCAGATCAACGAAATCCGCGCGCCGATCCATCGGGCACATATCCTCAAAGCACAGTACTTCACCCAGCATCGGCGAAGGATTCTTGCCAATGCCTGCCGGCGTGCCGCCGCTGATGACGAACACTGTGCCTTCTTCGCTCACTGCCAGTCCGCTATGCAGCGTGTAGTCAATCTGCATATCCACTTGCAGGACGCTGCCGAGCGTGCCCGGCACGACCGCCGTGCCGCCGGCTGGCGGCCTGAGGTCGGGGCCGTTGCCTTCGACGAAGATGCGGAAGACGTTGACGCCGGCCGAAGCGGTCTGGCCCGCCACCGCCGGATCGGCAAAGCCGTCGGCTGCCGGAATCGTGCCGCCGACGTTGGTTGCGACAGCGCCGCCGGTGAGGCCCGAGCAGAGGTCAAAAGCGCCGGAGCAATCGGCGAAGCTGATGACCATGGAAGGCGTGCCGCTGGTGAAGGCCGAAGGCGCCGGGAAGAGGCCCTCGGTCAACTGTTCGAAGCTGACCGCGCCGGGCACGAAGGAGCGGGCGACGGCCGCATAAAGGACGTTGCAAGCGCCGGTGGCCAGGCTGACGACGTTGCCGTAGGTGCCTGACGAGCCGCGCCCATAGTTGGTGTTGCGCACACCGTTGGCAGTCACCACCGGATTGGCGGTTGAGCCTACCCAGCTATTGAGGGTCGGCGGATCGGGAATTGTTCTAATGACGCGATTGACGCGCAGCCCGGTTCCGCAATTCGGTCCCGGCGCCGGCGCTGGCGGCGGCGGCGGCGGCACGGTCGTGGCCGAGACGCGCGAAATTTCGGTCGCCTTGAAGATGGCGCCGCCGGTGAACTGAATCAAGTCCACCAACTGGTAGTACAGCGAGCCGTCGTCATCAACGGCGACGCCGGCGATGTTCGAGAACTTGCTGCGCAAGACCTGACGGACGGCGCCGAGTACGAACTCCGTGCCGCCGACTTCGAAGACGCCAAAGGCGAGGATGCGGGTGCGGATCGGCTGGTTGGCAGCGTTCGAGGCGCAGCCTTCCGTATCGAGGACCGACACGTAAATGACTTCACCGATCACGCCGCACAGCGCCGGGTCGAAATCGCCGAGGTCGGCGACCGGGTTGACGGCGATGCCAGTGACCGTTACCTGGTCGTCGGTGCAATCGCCAGCCACGCGCGTATCCGGCGTGATGAAGAAGCCGCCGGCGCCCGCTGCGCCGCCGTTGATAATGGCCGGGATGTTGGCCTGGAAGACGACGTCCACCAGGGGCGAACCGACCGTGTCAAAACCGAACCAGAGATTGCCCAGCGAGTCACCGTAGTAGTAGGAGTTGAACAGGTGACCGTTAGCAATGGTGTGCTCGGAGATGGCAGCGCGAGTCAGCGTGAAATCGATGTCCGGCTCGACGCCCGAAAAATCATCGATCTTGGCGCCGCGGTCGGCGACGCAATCTTCGCGGCCATCCCAATCGGCGATCAGCGCGACTTCCGAGAACTGGTTGTCACGACCGCCGATGGTGGTAATCAAAGCCGCCGACAAGGCGCTCAGCTCATTCAGCACCAGCGGCTCGCCAACCAGCGGCGGGCCAGAGGCGCCGCCCTTATCGGCAGCGCTGCCGAGCTGCGAATTGACCGCGAAAGAGCCGCCCGGGCCGGTAGCCGGCGGCGGCGTCACGACACGCGCAGAGGGCGAAATCTGTTTCGCCACTTTCTGGCTGGCAGCCTGCATATCGGCGCCCTTCGCCAGGCGTCTTATGCCCAGGCTCTTGAGCACCTCAGGGTTAATGTGACCGGCCTGCGACTGCTCCGCCTCAGACCCTACCGGGTTTGAAGGGCTGGCCGTCGCCAGACTCATTGGCGTGCTGGCGGTTGCTGTCGTGCGCGCTGCCGATGCTTTCGCATCGCCGCCGCCCGACGCTTGCGTCCGCGAGCCGATTAACGGCACGGCGAGCGCCGCGATGGCCACTGCCAGCACCGCGATCATCACTGCTCTCTTCATCTTCATCTTCTATCCCTCTCCAAAGTAAATTGGGAATCCTGAAATACTGCTGTCTCAGCCCGGCGCACGCCGGACATTCAGATTAAGAACTACTTGCTAAGGCCATACCCTAAAAAGGAATCCCAGGGCCGGTGATTGCCGACCAGTGCAAATCACCGCAGGAGTTCGGCGACCTGAACTGAACCGGACTGAAACCTTGCGCAAACCGTCCGTCCGACGGCACCTGCTAAACATCATCTGTCACTTCCCGATTGATGGTTCGCACGACCACCTCAGCTAATCCTGCTTGATAATACCGAGGGCGTCGCTTGCGGGCGGATCGTTCAAAAGAATGCGTATCATATATCGTCAACCGCTTAAATGCAACTATAAATGAGCAGAAAACAACGATAAACTCGACAGTCGGATTTTCAGATCGTTCAACATTAAAGCCACAGATCACAATAAGCCGCCTATGGAAACAGCACTTGACGTGCCACGCCTTTGCCTTCTTCCAGGCCCAGTCGTTATTTCACTCCGCGATTTCCCTGGCCGGCGCAAACATCAACAAATTCCGCCAAAACTGACCGGGAGTGCGGCATGATTTCTTCCCATTCACGGGAGGCCGTATTCACTCAACGGATACTCAATTCACAATCGCCGTCTACTTTGTATCCAGCGGGTGGCAATTGTTTTACACATTAAATATTGGCAGGGGTTGAAGAAGTGGAATCGTCGCTGATTCAGCAAATAACTTGTGCGGGCCGGCAAAGACGCATAGAATAACGCCTACTCGTTGGACGCTTAAGTAACCAACCGGGCGACCGGCAGACGGTCTCGACAGGCGGTCGGACATTCAATTGATCATAGGCTTACAAGTGCACTTCATACAGCTCTTATCCAGTCGGCCCGCCGAATACTTTGGAGGAGACGTGAATGGATCGCGGGATCAAGCGGATTAGAAATACCTGGGCGGCGCTGCCTTTGGAATTGATTACCGGGGTTATTTTTTTCGCCCACGGGCTGCAAAAAATCAGCGATCCGGGTGGTTTCGCGCAATACGCGCTTGGCGGTATCCCGATGTTCCTCGGCTGGCTGGTGATCGCCGCAGAGTTCGGCGGCGGGCTACTTTTGCTGACCGGGTTGTTAGTGCGACTCGGCGCGCTTGGCCAGCTTTGTGTCATGCTGGTGGCAATTTCGCAGGTTCACTGGGGCTATGGATTGACCGGGCCGGGCAGCTTCGAGTTTCCGCTCGCCCTGCTTGCCGCAGACCTGGCGCTGTTGCTGCTCGGCGGCGACCCGCTGTCAATAGATGACAACCTGAGTGTCGCCATCCACCGTTCACACACCGCGGCGGCGCGCAGCGAGGTGATCGATACGGCGAGCCCGCTGGTCAAAGCCGCCGGCTTGCTGCTGATACTGGCTGGCCTGCTGCTGCCGTTCGCGCGCCCGTTTTTCGGCTTTGGTGAAGGCCGCTTACCGCTGGTGATGCTGATCGTCGCCGGGGTCGTCTCGCTGGCGGCGGGCGCGGCGCTGGCAGCCGGCAAGCCCTGGGCGTATTTGCCGGCCTTTGCCGTCGCGCGCCTCTATCTGGCGGCCAGCACGCTGGTGTTGTTCTACGTGCGCCATACCGGGCGCGGCATTGCCGCCGTGCTGGTCAGCCTGTTGACGTTAGCGGCACTGCGCAGCGCGCGGCGCAGCATGAGCGAAAACAGCCGCGTCTACTGATGAGCGCCGTCCCGCGTCCGGGAGCCAACCGCTGACCATCCAAGACCGCTTTCACCGGGCGATTGCCTGAGCCGATGCCGCTTCACTATAATTCGACTTGCACTCAGCTTGCGATCAACGAGGACAGTGATCTTTTGACGACTCCGACGCGCGCCATTCTTTTTGACCTGGACGGCACGCTTATCGACACGACCGATTTGATCCTGCGCTGCTTCAGCCATTCGTGGCGCGCGGTCTACGGGCTTGAACACGAGCGGGCGGCGCTGGTCGCCACCTTCGGCATTCCGCTGCGCGAAGCCATGAGGCGACTGCTCGCACAGACGCATGGCCACGCCGGCGGCGACGACGATCATCTGGTGGAGCGCCTGCTCATCGAGTATCGCTCGTTCAACGTGGCGAATCATGACGTGATCGCCCGCCCGTTTGACGGCACGCGAGCGGTCATCGAAGCGTTGCGCCGTCGCGGCTACCTGATCGGCGTCGTCACCTCGAAAGGCCGCGACCTGGCGACGCGCGGCTTGCAGCTTTGCATGCTTGACGATCTGCTCGACGCGGCCATATTTCTTGAAGACACCGAGGTGCATAAGCCGCAGCCGGAGCCGATCCTGGCGGCGCTCGCCAGTTTGCAGGTGTCGAGTGAAGAGGCGGCTTATGTCGGCGACAGCTGCCACGACATCGTCGCGGGCCGCCGCGCCGGCGTCAGGACGGTGGCGGCGCTCTGGGGGCCGATGCCGCGGGCCGACCTGGAATGCGAGCGGCCCGATCATCTGGCCGACTCGATTCATGACTTATTGGATATTTTCCCGTAAAGGCATAGACTAAAAACGGACGTTTGACGAGCAATACATATGCAGAAAATTAAAGAACGCTATCGCAAAATTCTCAATGAAGAGACCGGCCTGGTGCATCACAACCCGCGCCGGCGCGGGCTCGACATCGCGCTCGCTTATCCCAACACCTATTACATCGGCATGTCGAATCTCGGCTTCCAGGCCGTCTACCAGCTCTTCAACCAGCACAGCCTGATTTGCTGCGAGCGCGTCTTTGTGCCTGACCCGGACATCGAGCGCGAGATTGAGCGGACGCGCGCGCCGCTCGCGACGCTGGAATCATCAACGCCGGTTTCCGACTTCGACGTGCTGGCCATCTCCGTGTCGTTTGAAACCGACTATCTCAACATCCCCAAGCTGCTGCGCCTGGCAAAGCTGCCGGTGCGCGCCGCCGACCGCAACGAGTGGCACCCGCTTGTGGTGATGGGCGGCGCGGCGGCCTTTCTCAATCCTGAGCCGGTCGCCGAGTTCGTTGACGTCGTTTGTGTCGGCGAAGGCGAAGTTCTCGTTCCTGCCCTGCTCCGCGTAATGAACGAAGCGGAATCGCGCGACGACCTGCTCTTGCGGCTGACGCGCGAGCCGGGTTTTTACGTGCCGAAATTTTATAACTTCCACTACAACGAAGACGGCGGCCTGCGCGAGATCGAGGCGACTGAAGGGGCGCCGCCGCGCGTCTTCACCATGCGCAACCCGATGCGCAAGCAGGAAGGCAATGGCGCCTTCGACGACGCCTTCATCCCGGCGAGCGACATTCTTACCGACAACACAGAGATGAGCGGGCGCTACCTGATGGAAATCTCGCGCGGCTGCTCGATGGGCTGTCGCTTCTGCTGGGCCGGCTATTCGTACCTGGCGCCGCGCGTCTTCTCGGCTGACAAGCTGTTGGCGCGCGCCGCCGAGATGCGCCAGCACACGGACAAGATCGGCTTAGTGGCCACGGCGGTCTGCGATCACCCGGAGATTCATGAGTTGCTCGACGGCCTGGAAAAGCTCGACTATCAGGTTTCGGTATCGTCACTCAGGCTCGATCAGATCACGCCGGAATTGCTCGACGCGCTGGTGCGGCGCAACGATCAGCAACTGGCCATCGCGCCTGAAACCGGCTCTGACCGCCTGCGCCGTGTCATCAACAAGAACCTCACCAATGACGAAGTCGTCGAGATTGCCGACATGATTTTTGAGCGCGGCATCTTCAACTTGAAGCTTTACATGATGATCGGCCTGCCGACCGAAGAAGACGAAGACCTCGACGCCATCGTCGAGCTGACCGCACGCATCCGCGAGCGCATGCTCGACATCGCTCGCCCGCGCGGTCGCGTCGGCACGATCATCGTCTCGCTCAACGCTTTTGTGCCGAAGCCGCAGACGCCATTTCAGTGGGAGCCCATTCAGGCGGAGCGCGAGCTTGATCGCAAGATCAAATATTTGACGCGCGCCTTTAAAGGCATGCCGAATGTCGAGATGCGCGCCATGAGCTCGCGCATCGCCATCCTACAAGCGCTGATCTCGCTCGGCGACCGCAGGCTCTCGGAGTTTCTGCTGGAGGTAGATCGCACAGGCAACTGGCGGCAGTTGATGCGCGGCTGGACGGATTACGCGATGCGACGCCGGACGCTCGACGAGCCGCTGCCCTGGGACATCGTAGATATTGGCCTGACCAAAGAGTTCATGAAAAAAGAGTATGAGCGGGCGATGGCCGACCGCATCACCAAGCCGTGCCCGGCCAATGACCCGTGCATCCGCTGTGGCGTCTGTGATCCACGCTACGTGCCGGAAAACGCCCTCGTACAGCTCTCGTGGATGAAGGCG
This sequence is a window from Blastocatellia bacterium. Protein-coding genes within it:
- a CDS encoding DoxX family protein, which gives rise to MDRGIKRIRNTWAALPLELITGVIFFAHGLQKISDPGGFAQYALGGIPMFLGWLVIAAEFGGGLLLLTGLLVRLGALGQLCVMLVAISQVHWGYGLTGPGSFEFPLALLAADLALLLLGGDPLSIDDNLSVAIHRSHTAAARSEVIDTASPLVKAAGLLLILAGLLLPFARPFFGFGEGRLPLVMLIVAGVVSLAAGAALAAGKPWAYLPAFAVARLYLAASTLVLFYVRHTGRGIAAVLVSLLTLAALRSARRSMSENSRVY
- a CDS encoding HAD-IA family hydrolase codes for the protein MTTPTRAILFDLDGTLIDTTDLILRCFSHSWRAVYGLEHERAALVATFGIPLREAMRRLLAQTHGHAGGDDDHLVERLLIEYRSFNVANHDVIARPFDGTRAVIEALRRRGYLIGVVTSKGRDLATRGLQLCMLDDLLDAAIFLEDTEVHKPQPEPILAALASLQVSSEEAAYVGDSCHDIVAGRRAGVRTVAALWGPMPRADLECERPDHLADSIHDLLDIFP
- a CDS encoding radical SAM protein, whose protein sequence is MQKIKERYRKILNEETGLVHHNPRRRGLDIALAYPNTYYIGMSNLGFQAVYQLFNQHSLICCERVFVPDPDIEREIERTRAPLATLESSTPVSDFDVLAISVSFETDYLNIPKLLRLAKLPVRAADRNEWHPLVVMGGAAAFLNPEPVAEFVDVVCVGEGEVLVPALLRVMNEAESRDDLLLRLTREPGFYVPKFYNFHYNEDGGLREIEATEGAPPRVFTMRNPMRKQEGNGAFDDAFIPASDILTDNTEMSGRYLMEISRGCSMGCRFCWAGYSYLAPRVFSADKLLARAAEMRQHTDKIGLVATAVCDHPEIHELLDGLEKLDYQVSVSSLRLDQITPELLDALVRRNDQQLAIAPETGSDRLRRVINKNLTNDEVVEIADMIFERGIFNLKLYMMIGLPTEEDEDLDAIVELTARIRERMLDIARPRGRVGTIIVSLNAFVPKPQTPFQWEPIQAERELDRKIKYLTRAFKGMPNVEMRAMSSRIAILQALISLGDRRLSEFLLEVDRTGNWRQLMRGWTDYAMRRRTLDEPLPWDIVDIGLTKEFMKKEYERAMADRITKPCPANDPCIRCGVCDPRYVPENALVQLSWMKAALNPAQQAILVDRRIQSAVPAAATGD